A region from the Sandaracinus amylolyticus genome encodes:
- a CDS encoding ATP-binding protein, with amino-acid sequence MRTGARTNDVEHAVAITLRRYLSEILADSVRRRAQAALGIAEGSLAVADLSRLVPRLEQGVKLFVDPALQPALMRELAALEGPRPVPARESHAITTEEDISRVRIRARELALELGATSLGAQRAATVTSELARNIVAYAPPGSVDLEPGRGERTLAIRAVDRGPGIAMLDEVLGGAYRSRTGLGKGLLGVKRIALRFEVKTGPNGTTVETEVAL; translated from the coding sequence GTGCGGACGGGCGCTCGTACGAACGACGTCGAGCACGCGGTCGCGATCACGCTGCGCCGTTATCTCTCGGAGATCCTCGCCGACTCGGTGCGGCGTCGCGCCCAGGCGGCGCTCGGGATCGCCGAAGGATCGCTCGCCGTCGCGGATCTCTCGCGGCTCGTGCCCCGCCTCGAGCAGGGCGTGAAGCTCTTCGTCGACCCTGCGCTGCAGCCCGCGCTCATGCGCGAGCTCGCCGCGCTCGAAGGCCCGCGGCCGGTGCCGGCGCGCGAGTCGCACGCGATCACGACGGAGGAGGACATCTCGCGCGTGCGCATCCGGGCGCGCGAGCTCGCGCTCGAGCTCGGCGCGACGAGCCTCGGCGCGCAGCGCGCGGCGACGGTCACGAGCGAGCTCGCGCGCAACATCGTCGCGTACGCGCCGCCGGGCAGCGTCGATCTCGAGCCGGGACGCGGGGAGCGAACGCTCGCGATCCGCGCCGTCGATCGAGGCCCCGGGATCGCGATGCTCGACGAGGTGCTCGGCGGCGCGTACCGCAGCCGCACCGGGCTCGGGAAGGGCCTGCTCGGCGTGAAGCGGATCGCGCTGCGGTTCGAGGTGAAGACGGGTCCGAACGGGACGACCGTGGAGACGGAGGTGGCGCTGTGA
- a CDS encoding STAS domain-containing protein: MESTATTTDIHAELQALRAELAQKRTLVELLLDNNPDGIAILGADGTMNTNEVGSRVLGAVPANTAPGDWSEGFGYFAADRVTRKSFDELPAVRAARGETIVDELLYCVGATAPDGVMLSCSARPLPGGGSITVFRDVTERVKLESELATRNDALAKREEENRELIERLRVALDELSTPVLEVAEDVLVLPVIGLVDTQRSAAMSERLLAEVVRTRSKHVIVDLTGVELIDTGTADRFAKLARAVELLGASCVLSGLQPAVAQTLVELGVEFSGLDTQRNLRHALEHTMRARRALKTRDRERERGTAREGR; encoded by the coding sequence ATGGAGAGCACCGCGACGACGACCGACATCCACGCAGAGCTCCAGGCGCTGCGCGCCGAGCTCGCGCAGAAGCGCACGCTGGTCGAGCTCCTGCTCGACAACAACCCCGACGGGATCGCGATCCTCGGGGCGGACGGCACGATGAACACGAACGAGGTGGGCAGCCGCGTCCTCGGGGCCGTGCCGGCGAACACCGCGCCGGGCGACTGGTCCGAGGGCTTCGGCTACTTCGCGGCGGATCGCGTGACTCGCAAGTCGTTCGACGAGCTCCCGGCGGTGCGCGCCGCGCGCGGCGAGACGATCGTGGACGAGCTGCTCTACTGCGTGGGCGCGACGGCGCCGGACGGCGTGATGCTCTCGTGCTCGGCGCGCCCGCTCCCGGGCGGCGGATCGATCACGGTCTTCCGTGACGTGACCGAGCGCGTGAAGCTCGAGTCGGAGCTCGCGACGCGGAACGACGCGCTCGCGAAGCGCGAGGAGGAGAACCGCGAGCTGATCGAGCGCCTGCGCGTCGCGCTCGACGAGCTCTCGACGCCGGTGCTCGAGGTCGCGGAGGACGTGCTCGTGCTCCCGGTGATCGGCCTCGTCGACACCCAGCGCAGCGCCGCGATGTCGGAGCGCCTGCTCGCAGAGGTGGTGCGCACGCGCTCGAAGCACGTGATCGTCGACCTCACCGGCGTCGAGCTGATCGACACCGGCACCGCGGATCGTTTCGCGAAGCTCGCGCGCGCGGTCGAGCTGCTCGGCGCGAGCTGCGTGCTGAGCGGCCTGCAGCCCGCGGTCGCGCAGACGCTCGTCGAGCTGGGCGTGGAGTTCTCCGGGCTCGACACGCAGCGCAACCTGCGCCACGCGCTCGAGCACACGATGCGCGCGCGGCGCGCGTTGAAGACGCGCGACCGTGAGCGCGAGCGCGGCACGGCCCGCGAGGGGCGCTGA
- a CDS encoding methyltransferase domain-containing protein translates to MGHAHRADLARLSAPALDALPASLASRHLARPDDPDTRAWLDANASRPHGALATALHRALRRVASDYDVDAWLGMHPMHLLGTTSWRALLGAEHVGGALLDVGAGNGDVTATLAPLFDRVVATETSRPMVRRLRAKGFDAHPIDLATERLPDATTRFRAVALLDVLDRCARPRSLLDAALSALEPRGALIIASPLPMRPHVDVGGHTVDPDEPLGVEGDGFEDALVSLVDTLLAPRGLEVERWTRAPYLARGDRDAPLHVLDDVVLVARRR, encoded by the coding sequence GTGGGTCACGCGCATCGCGCTGATCTCGCTCGCCTGAGCGCGCCCGCGCTCGACGCGCTGCCGGCGTCGCTCGCATCGCGTCACCTCGCGCGCCCCGACGATCCCGACACGCGCGCCTGGCTCGATGCGAACGCATCGCGTCCCCACGGCGCGCTCGCGACCGCGCTGCATCGCGCGCTGCGCCGCGTCGCGTCGGACTACGACGTCGACGCGTGGCTCGGGATGCACCCGATGCACCTGCTCGGCACGACGTCGTGGCGCGCGCTGCTCGGCGCCGAGCACGTCGGCGGGGCGCTGCTCGACGTCGGTGCGGGCAACGGCGACGTCACCGCGACGCTCGCGCCGCTCTTCGATCGCGTCGTCGCGACCGAGACGTCGCGCCCGATGGTGCGTCGCTTGCGCGCGAAGGGCTTCGACGCGCACCCGATCGATCTCGCGACCGAGCGGCTGCCCGATGCGACGACGCGCTTCCGCGCCGTCGCGCTGCTCGACGTGCTCGATCGCTGCGCGCGCCCGCGCTCGCTGCTCGACGCCGCGCTCTCGGCGCTCGAGCCGCGCGGCGCGCTGATCATCGCGTCACCGCTGCCGATGCGACCGCACGTCGACGTGGGCGGGCACACCGTCGATCCCGACGAGCCGCTCGGCGTCGAGGGTGATGGCTTCGAGGACGCGCTGGTGTCGCTGGTCGACACGCTGCTCGCGCCGCGCGGCCTCGAGGTCGAGCGGTGGACCCGCGCGCCCTATCTCGCGCGGGGCGATCGCGACGCGCCGCTCCACGTGCTCGACGACGTGGTGCTCGTCGCGCGTCGTCGCTGA
- a CDS encoding ATP-binding protein, translating into MPDGEARRVVCSDARDRLVASIVVRAFAGSLGFPPRACLELAIAAAELASNAVRHGGGGVLEVRVLRDGARVGVELACSDEGQGIPDPDAAVRDGWSRGRALGPDDPWHEGLGRGLGAVSRAVDELMFVPAREGRHVVRARRWIPRSRA; encoded by the coding sequence ATGCCTGACGGCGAGGCGCGCCGCGTCGTGTGCAGCGACGCGCGCGATCGCCTCGTCGCGTCGATCGTGGTGCGCGCGTTCGCGGGCTCCCTCGGGTTCCCGCCGCGCGCGTGCCTCGAGCTCGCGATCGCGGCCGCCGAGCTCGCGTCGAACGCGGTGCGGCACGGTGGTGGCGGCGTGCTCGAGGTGCGTGTGCTGCGCGACGGTGCGCGTGTGGGCGTCGAGCTCGCCTGCTCCGACGAGGGTCAGGGCATCCCCGACCCCGACGCGGCGGTGCGCGACGGCTGGTCGCGCGGTCGCGCGCTCGGCCCCGACGACCCGTGGCACGAGGGCCTGGGACGCGGGCTCGGCGCGGTGTCGCGCGCGGTCGACGAGCTGATGTTCGTGCCTGCGCGCGAGGGCCGTCACGTGGTGCGCGCGCGCCGCTGGATCCCGCGTTCGCGCGCTTGA
- a CDS encoding STAS domain-containing protein — protein sequence MRARTTTTYDRSATTTIPILELWGNLVVPLQGEIRDSQMDELRDRLLARLRDRGARGLVIDASGVWLLDSHLCSMVGRIARAARLMGAETLLCGLGPDVVTTLLDMGIELEGIRTALGLEEALEQLGVHAESPDEEDDVWDELLDGRDDEDEGEGERDARDA from the coding sequence GTGAGGGCGAGGACGACGACGACCTACGATCGGTCCGCGACGACGACGATCCCGATCCTCGAGCTCTGGGGCAACCTCGTGGTGCCGCTCCAGGGCGAGATCCGCGACTCGCAGATGGACGAGCTCCGCGATCGTCTGCTCGCGCGGCTGCGCGATCGCGGCGCGCGCGGGCTCGTGATCGACGCCTCGGGCGTGTGGCTGCTCGACAGCCATCTCTGCTCGATGGTCGGTCGCATCGCGCGCGCGGCGCGCCTCATGGGCGCGGAGACGTTGCTCTGCGGGCTCGGCCCCGACGTGGTCACGACGCTGCTCGACATGGGCATCGAGCTCGAGGGCATCCGCACCGCGCTCGGCCTCGAGGAGGCGCTGGAGCAGCTCGGCGTGCACGCCGAGAGCCCCGACGAGGAGGACGACGTCTGGGACGAGCTCTTGGACGGGCGCGACGACGAGGACGAGGGTGAAGGCGAGCGCGACGCGCGCGATGCCTGA
- a CDS encoding DUF2752 domain-containing protein, which yields MPAPTGLGIEPGTWVSRLTWAILFALPTAVFITAAWLTPNPEGHGTHTQLGLPPCGFLVFTGYPCPGCGLTTAFSYMIRLDVLGAWHANPFGIALFLAVALFIPFAALGFVRGWSVVSALDRVHAEKVAIVLALLSVISWVTRIALISLA from the coding sequence ATGCCGGCCCCCACGGGGCTCGGGATCGAGCCCGGGACGTGGGTCTCCCGGCTGACCTGGGCGATCCTCTTCGCGCTGCCGACGGCGGTGTTCATCACGGCCGCGTGGCTCACGCCGAACCCCGAGGGGCACGGCACGCACACGCAGCTCGGCCTTCCGCCGTGCGGCTTCCTCGTGTTCACCGGGTACCCGTGCCCGGGCTGCGGCCTCACGACCGCGTTCTCGTACATGATCCGCCTCGACGTGCTCGGGGCGTGGCACGCGAACCCGTTCGGCATCGCGCTCTTCCTCGCGGTCGCGCTGTTCATCCCGTTCGCGGCGCTCGGCTTCGTGCGCGGCTGGTCGGTGGTGTCGGCGCTCGATCGCGTGCACGCCGAGAAAGTCGCGATCGTGCTCGCGCTGCTCTCCGTGATCTCGTGGGTCACGCGCATCGCGCTGATCTCGCTCGCCTGA
- a CDS encoding PspA/IM30 family protein has product MGIFDRFNRVLKSNLNSLVDRAEDPAKLLDQTVLDMENELKRAKKELVTQLGTAKRLEKKVAEHGDEVKSWEDKAVLALRSGDEQLAREALKMKQKAKSTQDNVQKQADAAFGSARDLQSTLEQIEAKIEDLKARKTTLAAQVRRARESSSAGGAGGGRFGAETLDGLDQLSGRIDQLEAEVEASNLLDDPERAAVERRFRDLEKKSGGAAVEDDLAALKRKLEGS; this is encoded by the coding sequence ATGGGCATCTTCGATCGTTTCAACCGGGTCCTGAAGTCGAACCTCAACTCGTTGGTCGACCGCGCCGAGGATCCCGCGAAGCTCCTCGATCAGACCGTTCTCGATATGGAGAACGAGCTGAAGCGCGCGAAGAAGGAGCTGGTCACGCAGCTCGGCACCGCGAAGCGCCTCGAGAAGAAGGTCGCGGAGCACGGCGACGAGGTGAAGAGCTGGGAGGACAAGGCGGTCCTCGCGCTCCGCTCGGGTGACGAGCAGCTCGCGCGCGAAGCGCTGAAGATGAAGCAGAAGGCGAAGTCCACGCAGGACAACGTCCAGAAGCAGGCCGACGCCGCGTTCGGGAGCGCGCGCGATCTGCAGAGCACGCTCGAGCAGATCGAAGCAAAGATCGAGGACCTCAAGGCGCGCAAGACGACGCTCGCCGCGCAGGTGCGCCGCGCGCGAGAGAGCAGCAGCGCGGGCGGCGCCGGTGGCGGCCGCTTCGGCGCGGAGACGCTCGACGGGCTCGATCAGCTCTCGGGCCGCATCGATCAGCTCGAGGCCGAGGTCGAAGCATCGAACCTGCTCGACGATCCCGAGCGCGCGGCGGTCGAGCGTCGCTTCCGCGATCTCGAGAAGAAGAGCGGTGGCGCGGCCGTCGAGGACGATCTCGCGGCCCTCAAGCGCAAGCTCGAAGGCTCCTGA